The stretch of DNA agcacttcacCTATATCCAACACCCccagggtaaacacacacacacacacacacacacacacacacacacacacacacacacacacacacacacacacacacacacacacacacacacacacacacacacacacacacacacacacacacacacacacacacacacacctgctcagtTTCATCAGTCAGGCTGTTCCCATACATGAAACACCCTCGCTTGGAGGCGTGGCCGTGCAGGTCTACGTAATAGGCCACGCCGCTCTCTTGGGGCGGGATCTGCTCCACGGGGGGCGTGCCCTGCGCCACCGGAGCCGCCGGGTTGGCCGCCGTCTCGTTCTCGTCGCAGggcccctcctcccgctccacgGCGTCCTTCTCCCAGCCGCCGCCCCCCTCGCCCTCGGCCTCCAGCTGCATGGGCTGCTGCAGACCCGGCGCCGTGATGGCCAGCCCGTCCCCGCTGCGCTCCGCCTCGTTCCTCCGGTTGAGCCGTTCCAGCTCGCTGGGCTGGTTTGGCCCGGACCCGGGGccggggatggggatggggatgggccCGGGGCCTGGGTGGGTGTTGGCCAGGTTGGAGATCTTGGCACTGAGGGGGCCCTGGGTGCCGGAGGGCTTCCAGCAGGGCGGCTGGGGGCCCAGGCGGTTGTGCTGGTGGTGGAAGAGCAGCAGGGCTTTTGCCCCGTAGATGGAGGGGTGCAGCTCGGGACTGGGGCTCAAGTACTGCCGGTTCAGGTTGACCCCGCGGGAGTCCGTCCTGTGTGAAGGGGGAACAGATGACGTCAACAACACCTGAGTGGCTCTCTTAAGGTCTCTCAAGATTGTGTGTCTGGGTCAAGCTTCACATTACACAACTGCCTTGCCTGGGGCTGCAAGGGCAAATTACACCATCCTTAAGAGTGAAGAACACAGAATATCTGACATGTGACATAGCGAAATGTCGTACTGTGACCTCATCTCGTCTTGTATGGGCAGTGTTGTAATGAAATGTGCAAGCATGGTACATACAGAGATCACCAACTctcattaaaggagaattccggtgtgatattgactttaaatgtgttgaaacatgataccgagtgtgagcgattgtctcagagctgatttcgacctgtcagctgttctccgaaacccggcgggagcttagaaatagtcaaccaggtttttaacgtttgtgcctcgggcatcgatctgccgtgcaaataaatcactgttttacaccattaatgaggctcaaagtagctccacactttattggtagacttctgagggccctgacatttaaaacgagacatcgagaactttgaaaaagcactggttgtttacttacatgactgtttattcaggcagtcactttcgaaagtttaccggtcgcagccatcttgaatttagtcacgtgactgattcatgactagtgcacgcatagacatagcgattacgtgaaccagtcacgaatcagtcacgtgactagattcaagatggctgctaccgctaaacttttgaaagtgactgcctgaataaacagtcatgtaagtaaacaaccagtgctttttcaaagttctcgatgtctcgttttaaatgtcagggccctcagaagtctaccaataaagtatggagctactttgagcctcattaatggtgtaaaacagtgatttatttgcacggcagttcgatgcccgaggcacaaacgttaaaaacctggttgactatttctaagctcccgccgggtttcggagaacagctgacaggtcgaaaacagctctgagacaatcgctcacactcggtatcatgtttcaacacatttaaagtcaatatcacaccggaattctcctttaacctcATTAATCAACTCTTCCTGGGGGTTAATCCTTGTCCAGGAAACCAACCAATTCATTAAACATTAATGAGGAGAGAGCATCGCATTGCCCTTTTGGCCCCTTGACTGACCTGTAGTGACCTCTGACAACACCGTCAGGGTTGAGCATGGGAATGAGTTTGAACACAAACATCCTGCGCAGTATTTGGGCCCGCGGGTCGTCCCGATTGAGGATAAACTTCAGGAAACCGTTGAAGACGAAGCTGGCCGGCGTCTCTCCTGGGTGCACTCGACTGCTCAGGAAAAACACCTGACAAagcccacagacacaacacaatcaAGAGCCCAGCAATTAGTGATCAAGATGATCAAGAACATACTGCACACAGAGGAAAATCTCACTACTGCATGGAGAGCTTATACAGTAGAGATGCTCACAGCATCTGATGGAAGTATAAAATGTCCAGTTTCACAATCTACCTTAATTCAAGTCACATATTGTACAGTACAATTTCCAAGATGCAGTTTTGATATGCATGTGATACAAGCATCATTCAAACAtcctcctttaaaaaaaaaacaattaaaaaaaaccccatacaATTACAGAATTCAATAACACATGAAAACGTACATAATATGTGCTCCTAATAAGTGCTCCTACCCTTTTCCCTACGAAGCGATGTGCTCTGGGAGTGCTGTGGTCAGGGAAAAGCTTGTCCAGCCTGGGCTCTCTGTCCTCCTGGATGCCGTGGCAGGAGGACACCGTTAGCAGGTCCACGCGGTGCCCGTCCAGAGAGTGGCACAGCAGCTCACGGTGGTAATACACAGAGTCAACAGGACTGGGGAGAAAGGCACAACCCATCGAGCCTCAAACATCTGCAATATCATCATAACCTGAGAACACTTCATCCAGCAGCCAAAGccatctgtacatgtgtgtgtgtgtgtgtgtgtgtgtgtgacaatttcactgcattctttacattagtaatcatatgcatgtgacaaatacacATCCTTGAATCTTTGTATCCTTGTGAGtccgtacatgtgtgtgtgtgtgtgtgtgtgtgtgtgtgtgacaatttcacggcattctttacattagtaatcatatgcatgtgacaaataaacatcctcgcatccttgtgagtgtgtacatgtgtgtacgtgtgtgtgtgtgtgtgtgtgtgtgtgtgtgtgcgcgcgtacctGCATGGTCCTAGAGAATGGGTGGTGCTAAGCAGCCTCTGGTCCAGCTGCTGCAGCATGTCCTGACTCTCGGCGTAAGAGAAGGGGTAGCAGAAGGCAAAGTAGGTGGTGGCGCCGCGCACCTCCGACAGGCGATGGACAAAGGACAGGGTGAACTGATTCTCTGACagctgtgaggggggggggggcacagagacACATCCACTCAGCTCTGACTGTCACCATCCTTACACACACCCCAGTATTAGACATAATAGGTTCTGACTAGGGGCAGTAAGAGTCGCGGAGCATGACAAAGCAACtcaccgtaatttcccgactattagccgcggcttatacattgattttgctaaatttcttcagctatgaggttaatacagggggccagttaatatggtgttaatatggttttgtttcttttaacttgcataaaacactatgCTGCGGCTAAATACACAATGCagtttatatgcgggaaattactgtaggcaaCGCTGAAACAAAGAGATTGAAGCAGATGATATCATCCACTGACTCAGGCAGAGgagaagggtggggtggggtggggtggggtgtagaGGGGGCTGCGCTGGCGTACCTCGAACGTGGGCCGTTCCCGAACCCTTTCCCAGCGCATCCTCACGGGCAGCGTGCGCACAAACGGGGTCATGCCTTGAGAGTACAGCTTGCTCTGCTTGTTCATGTTCATCACATTAATCTTCAGCAGCTTCCCTGGGGCGACACCCCGCACACTGAAGTAGAACCATGACCTGAAATGATCACAAAGCACTCATAGTCCAGGAAGCAAACGTGACCCTTCCTAAAACTACCGGTAGGGAGGTGATGACATGATGACAAAGTCAGATACAAATGGCAGAATATTAACGGGAACATCTCTGTGTCATTCTGCAATGTAGCCAGCTGCCACTCACCGGTTGCCGTTCTCAAACTCTGTGTCCGCACAATCGGGCTTGGTCCAGATGTTGAACTCGTAGTCCGGAGTGGAGAGAGGGCCATTGTTGCCGTTGGCAGCGGGCTCCCCATCTGATCCGGCCCGgtccactctctccactctgGCCAGGTTCCCAGAATCAAACCGAGAGCTGAACACCACAGGGCCAAACCGGGCCTCCATGGCGGAGCTCACAGTCCACAGTCCAACAGCTTCCGTTCAGAACTCACATCATCTATTTCTTGACACTATGTAGGAACTACAGAGCACTTTCCATGTCATTTTAGGATTCACAGAGCCTTAAATGCTAcaataatacaacaaaaacattcatttaAGAGAAAGGAGTGGTTACACATCCTACCAATCATTGTCCTCGCGTACCCATCATCTGTGGTCTGGTTGAAGCTCTGGGTAATGTCAGCCTGAatataaaatgaatgaaaacagaGTATCTCAGCAATTACAATCTTTGAATGACAGCCCAGTGGAATTGATGGCTGACACCACTAGCATGCCTAATATGATCTAGCACATCTTCCAACTAAAAAGCAGCAGCTTTTGCTTtgaaaatcaaaacaacacaaccttGCAAGCCAAGTGACTGAGTAAGGCCGTTAGAGAGACACATTTTCGTTTGCACAGCTGTTCGTGTATTTAACGATACGATGTCTGAAAATTATAGTATCTGTAGTTCGCCTACATTGATGCCTCTTCTTCACCAATATCTCTAGCGAACAGGCATCCTGTTTAACAGGCTGCTGTGTAGTATGGGTCCTGCTAGCTATGGCTTAAGGCTAATAAGCTTACAACAAAAGGCGTCCTTGTCATTTTCGTGAACATTATCTATACAAACACCTTCATCAAACATATCTTGAGCAGATGCAATGATCATCATTTAAATCCAGGAAACGAACACAGCTTGTTCAACATTGGGTTGGAGTCAGGGGTTTGGCTGGGTTGCTAATGACTACAATACAAAACATTCTGACCAAGCAACTAACCAACCAACCTTGATGCCAGATAAATAAATCAACGTTGTGATGATTTGAAAGAAAACAATCGGATGCATCATGCATATTATCTAACCGGTCGACGTGTGCATGGTAATATATGCCTAATGATAAACCAGTTCGTAAATTGTGAAACTACGACTCGATTTATCAGTTTTGCTCGTTCTAGCTTAGCTCAACATAAGACAGACAGCTAAGGTtaacgctagctaacgttaacgggCTGATAATGTTAAAATCGATAGTGTCATGATATGCCATACTTTACTTGGCGATAACTTCACAATTACCAAGAAATCGAATGCTTAAAACATAAGATGATTTGAGGAATTTGAAAGGTTATCGCTACCTCTTTTCCGTTcctgtctccctcctcctcctcctcctcccgacCACTGGTCTTTaaacccaaacaaacaagcccacTGAGCTAAAGAGACTGTACACCAGAGACACTCCACTCAACTCATGACGCCTTCTTCCTGTTTCGTCAGATCGAGGCGCCGCTTATCTGGGGAGAGGTAGTTATCAACCATCTTTGATACAAATACAATCATTGAAAAAGACTCTCCAACTCCGCCAACTCCACATGTAGACACAAATTGGAATAGGAATCGATTTTTCGCCTGCCCTTgtagtctagtcgtaatttcttgaacccagaaatgttgagtagcctaccctaaagttttattgcagaaatgtcatctataggcctaatagatggaatttaacttggttgcctaaagttgcactttgggcaatttgcataattaacataaatatataggctaggcaattaaggtgaatagggtaaaacatttaaataatagatatcactatgaaactttcttagttggttacttgtgctaagatgagaaaaaaaattattgcatgttttttatattttaatgtttacatatgcaaatgaggccatgtctca from Sardina pilchardus chromosome 12, fSarPil1.1, whole genome shotgun sequence encodes:
- the agbl5 gene encoding cytosolic carboxypeptidase-like protein 5 isoform X3, whose product is MEARFGPVVFSSRFDSGNLARVERVDRAGSDGEPAANGNNGPLSTPDYEFNIWTKPDCADTEFENGNRSWFYFSVRGVAPGKLLKINVMNMNKQSKLYSQGMTPFVRTLPVRMRWERVRERPTFELSENQFTLSFVHRLSEVRGATTYFAFCYPFSYAESQDMLQQLDQRLLSTTHSLGPCSPVDSVYYHRELLCHSLDGHRVDLLTVSSCHGIQEDREPRLDKLFPDHSTPRAHRFVGKRVFFLSSRVHPGETPASFVFNGFLKFILNRDDPRAQILRRMFVFKLIPMLNPDGVVRGHYRTDSRGVNLNRQYLSPSPELHPSIYGAKALLLFHHQHNRLGPQPPCWKPSGTQGPLSAKISNLANTHPGPGPIPIPIPGPGSGPNQPSELERLNRRNEAERSGDGLAITAPGLQQPMQLEAEGEGGGGWEKDAVEREEGPCDENETAANPAAPVAQGTPPVEQIPPQESGVAYYVDLHGHASKRGCFMYGNSLTDETEQVENLLYPKLIAVNSAHFDYLGCNFSEKNMYARDKRDGQSKEGSGRVAIHKAIGLIHSYTLECNYNTGRSVNAIPPACHDNGRATPPPPPTFPPKYTPDIYEQVGRAVAVAALDMAECNPWPRLILSEHSCLPNLRASLLKQVRNSKGVSTSVRRNGSKTGSPPKNTGLSTSASENSLSRTRSNSTSVGAPHAGQQVSPQLKSSPSFTFGCGPSGHAPAPSSSSTPHRPAHRALGPVRGNSCPDFRPSSQGKDFPTRTGRWGRGAKTNTGYHHHATPPKRGSLTKQTSLREGPINFLSSIEYTKCELQPRPSRIPVRRLDSHDTLAPPTPTSPPKTTEHTGPSPDSTSATMKVWRLIKPGIKKHLSFAGVTAKESPALSLASKALLRNSAVARSYLYSDGITAETPVSDSSVQLCSGQSLQEITPEVVSDPAAVCGTVLLLTEA